GGCACAGAGCAGCGCTCTGTGCCTTCACCGTCGTTCCTCCTTTGGCAATTTTGGGTACTGCCTTCACAGCATAGACGGTTTGCCCGGGTTTATTACTCGAAAAATACTTTTTACCGGCTTTTGTATAAAAAGGAAAGAGCGGGGCAAACTAGCGGTAATTGCCAACGGCCTTGACGCCGGCGGTATTTTTATTTAGTATTAAATAAGAACATTCTTATTAAGACAAAAGACTGATGCGAGGAGAAGAATTATGCGTAAGATTGCCCATATGTTGCTTGCTTTGGTACTGGCAGCGGCCATGCTTGCGGCCGGGGGGTGCGGCGGTCAAGCCAAGACCGAGCAGGCCAGCGGCGTTGCCAAAATCAAGGTGGTCGCAACCGTTTACCCTGTTTACGAGTTTACCCGCCAGGTAGGAGGCGACAAAGTGGAGGTGGCGCTCTTGGTTCCGCCCGGCGCCGAACCGCACGACTGGGAACCGAAAGCCAAGGATGTGGCGCTGATCAAGGGCGCCAAACTGTTACTCTATCACGGCGCCGGCCTGGAGCCGGCGGCTAAGCTGCTGTCCAAAGAGATACTCGGCGATGTGTCGGCCGTGGCCGTCAGTAAAGGCATACCTTTGCTGGAAGGTCATGACGAAGACGCCTATGCCAAGAACGGCCATGCCCATAGCCACGGCGGCGACCCTCATGTCTGGCTTGATCCCGTCTTGGCCCAACAGGAGGTGGACAATATCGTTCAGGCTTTGGCGGCCATCGATCCGGCCAATGCCGACTACTACCGCCAAAACGGCACCCGCTTTAAGGACGAACTTGGCAAGTTGGATGAGGAGTACCGTCAGGCTTTGGCAAAATTGCCGGGCCGCGATATTGTCACCAGTCATGCCGCCTTTGGCTATCTTGCCAAGCGTTATGGGCTGCGGGAAATAGCGATTATGGGACTTGCACCAGACATCGAACCGACACCGGACCGCATGGCTTCCATTGTGCGCTTTTGCCGCGAAAATAAAGTAAGGTACATTTTCTTTGAAACGGTCGTCAGCCCGAAATTGGCCGAGACAATTGCCCGGGAAACAGGGGCAGGGCTGCTCATACTCAATCCGCTCGAATCACTGACCGAGGAAGAGCTAAAGCAGGGTAAAAATTATCTTTCGGTTATGCGCGACAACCTGGCCAATTTGCAGAAAGCCTTGGCCCAATAAGGCAAAGCAACCGGGATTGCTACCGGCAGGCGCTGTATCAGGCGGCATGCCGGTTTTTTATGTAAGTATATTTTTTAACCACGAAGGACGCAAAGATTAATCATGCCAATAAATTGGCACCACAAAAGCATGAAAATAGTTATTCAACCGCGGAGAGCGCGATTTCATCGCGCTAAAGTAAAAAATATTCTCCGCGGTTCTATAATATAAATTCAAGCGCGACAACCGTCACGCGCGTAGCCCGTTGCGGCCTTAGCGGCCTTTGCGGTTTTGCCCAAAAGGCGTACTTACACTTTTGCGGGAAGATAGCAGGGTTTCGCCCCGGCAGCGGCGAAAGTTGGCGGAGACGAGGTCTGCTGGCAGAAAAGCAGGGCAACTTGACCAGAAAGGAGTATAAAGATGGAATTTTTGTGCGCTAAGTGCCAAAAAACTTATCCAATCGGTGGCCTTCAGTATAAGTGCGAGTGCGGCGGCCTATTTTCCCTGAAGAAAGCGCCTGGGGAACGCGTGCCAATCACCGTGTCGCTCGGCGAAGTTGTAACCCCGATTATCAAGCGCTGCTTCGGTGGGGTCGAAGTTAACCTGAAACTGGACTACTTTATGCCGACCGGCTCATTCAAGGACCGCGGCGCCTTTATCCTCATCAACGCCATTAAAGCGGCCGGCATCACCGAAGTAGTCGAAGACTCTTCCGGCAATGCCGGTGCGTCCATTGCCGGTTACTGCGCCGCTGCCGGCATCAAGTGCAACATTTACATCCCGGAAAGTACGTCGCCGGGCAAAATAAAACAGCTCAGCGCCTATCAAGCCAATGTGGTGAAGGTGCCGGGCTCGCGTGACGACACGGCCCGCGCCATCCTTGCCGCCGCGGAAACCACTTATTACGCTTCCCATGTCTACAATCCTTTGTTCTTCGAGGGGACAAAGTCGATCGCCTACGAAATCTACGAACAGGTGGGGATACCTGACTATGTCGTCGCGCCGGTTGGCAACGGCACGATGTTGCTCGGGCTTTATCTTGGCTTTAAGGAGCTTGGCAGGCTGCCGCGCCTGCTCGCCGTCCAGAGCGTGAGCTGCGCGCCTGTCTACCGCAAGTTCCACGGCTTGGCGCCGGCGCCGGCGAGTAGCACGGTTGCCGAGGGCATTGCCGTACCCACGCCCATGCGCATAGACGAAATTATCGCCGCGATCCGGGAAGCGGACGGTGATATCATAACTGTTACCGATGACGAAGTTGTCGCCGCTCACGAACAACTGGGGGCCATGGGCATATATGCGGAAGCGACGGCCAGTGCGGTGGTGGTCGGTGTGCAGCGGTATTTTAAGCCAGAAGAGGCGCACGGCCTGAACATCGTCGTACCGCTGACCGGGACGGGACTGAAGAAGTAATGGACCAGGTACGCGGACGGTTTGCTCCCAGCCCGACCGGCGAAATGCATTTAGGCAATGCCTGGACAGCGCTTTTGGCATGGTTGCAAGTGCGCCGGCGAGGCGGCGTGATGGTGCTGCGGATCGAAGACCTAGACCCTGACCGGTCCCGGCCAATCTTTACGGCGAAGCTTTTAGACGATATGCGCTGGCTGGGCCTTGACTGGGACGAAGGGCCAGATGTGGGTGGCCCCTATGGACCCTACCGGCAAGATGAGCGGCGGGACCGCTATGAAGCGGCTGTTGCCAAACTGACCGCCGCCGGGCTGGTTTATCCCTGCTACTGCAGCCGGGCGGAACTCCACTCTGCCGCCAGCGCTCCTCATGCCGGCGAACACGAATTTGTCTACCCCGGCACCTGCCGGCACCTCAGCGATGATCGGGCCGAGGCGCTCCGCCAGGCCGGCCGGCGTCCTGCGCTGCGCCTGCGCGTGCCGGACATGAGTATTTCTTTTATTGACGGTGTCCATGGAACGGTTACGCAGAAATTGGCGGTCGCCTGCGGCGATTTTATCATCCGCCGCTCGGACGGGGTTCATGCCTATCAACTGGCGGTGGTCGTAGACGATGGGGCCATGGGCATCACCCATGTGCTGCGCGGCGACGACCTGCTAGCCTCCACTCCCCGGCAGCTACTGCTGTATCATCTGCTAGGCCTGACGGCGCCGGCGTTTACCCATGTGCCGCTGCTCTACGGGATGGACGGACACCGCTTGTCCAAACGGCAAAAGGATTTGTCGCTGGCGGCGCTCAGAGCGCGCGGCGTAAGCCCCCGTGCCATCGTCGGTTATTTGGCTTGGAAGGCATGTCTTTTGCCTGAGTACCGGCCAGCGTCGCCGGCCGAACTGATTGCCGCTTTTGACGAAAAGGCTTTGCCGGCCGGACCGATTTTCGTTTCCGATGATTTAGCCGACTTTTTGCTGAGGGAGAGCAAGGATGAATGATTTGCCGGCGTTCAGGGCAGTCCATGTCCTGCGCGACACTATTGAACGCATGTATGACGATGCGGCCAAGCAATAGCTGTTTTTTGCAGAAGAGACCTCAAGACTGTCACAGTCGTCGGGGCTCTTTTTGCCATGATAATAAAGTCCGGCAGAGCAAGACTTATGCGCGTCAGCGGCGGCTTGTTTCAACTTATTTTGACAAAAGTATGACCTGCATCACATGCAGAGACGAGGGAAGCGGGTATGATAAAAGTAAAGCAAAGATTAGGAGGGGTATCCATGAGCGCTTTTTTAGGATGGATTCATTATTGGCTCTACAAGAAAATCCGCTTCGTTGTTGAGCGGGAGCAACTTCTTTACGAGAGGGCGGAAGAACTGTGCGGTCCCATGGCCGAAGAAATCCGGGCAACGGTATGGGAAAGCTACGGTGAGCCGCTGCCGGATGTGGACTTGGCTGAAGTTATCGACCACACCAATATTCACGGCTGGCTGCAGCGCCAGATTACTCTCGCGGAAACCCGCGAGGCGGCGGTTGTCAAAGCCCTTGTTGACCACTGCGGTGATGCCGGCCTTAACGCGGCGGGTGAAGTGTTTGCCGCCCATGGTGAGCAGTGTGGCCACGACGCCCAGGCTAGCGGCAAGTATGACCTAACCGGCGCGGACGGCATTTACCGGGCTCTTAATGACTACTTTCTCAACGGCATGCCTTGTGACCAGGCTGACATGCTGGTCATCAACACGCCGGAGCAAGTGGCGTGGGAAAACACCGTGTGTCTTAAAGGCCGCCACTGGAACATCGCCAACATTGACGCCGCCGTTATGCGCGGTCTTTATCAGAAATGGTTGACCGGCTTTGTTCAGGCCGCCAACCCGGCGTTTTACTTTGCGCAAACGGTGGTTGACAAAAACGGCACCCCGGCCGTCCGTAACGAAATCCGGCGGAAATAATAACGTCCCCTGCGCCGGTTTGCGGCAGCAGGGGAATTTGCTTAATCCATTAAAGCGCGCATAGGCGGGGGCGAACGGGCTACACTATCACCGAGGAGATGAAGCTGTGGCTGAAGATAAAGTCCCAAGCAGCGTCAGTGAAGGGGTAAAAGCCTGCCGCAGCCAATATGATAGCAGCTTCACTGATAGCGACCTCTGCGCGCAATGCAGTTTCAAATGCATCCAGGGGTGCGTGTGAAAGGCCGGAATTAAGTTCCGGCCTTTATTATTTCAGAAAGTATAAATTTTTTAACCGCAAAGATAATCGTGCCAATATATGGCGCTACCAATAATGAAAAATTATTTTTAACCTCGGAGAACACGCCAGGCGCGATATTCATCGCGCGGAAAATTAAAGTAAAAAATATTCCTCCGCGTCCTCTGTGGTTCCATTATATAGTTCATGCGCGACAACTGTCGCGCGCGTAGCCCTTCGTGTTCTTTGTGTACTTCGCGGTTTTGCCACTTTCTAGGGTAGTGCACACCAAGAACGCGAAGTTGCGCAAGGAATTATACTGGTACCGCGAGGCGTGCATGAAGCAGGGCTGGCGGGGATATTTTATGTTTGTCACCATAACCTAACGGGAGGCGCTTTTATGAAACTGCTTCTTCACCCGCTGCCGGTGCGCATCTTTCACTGGACGATGTTTGCCAGTGTCATTACGCTGCTCTTTACCGGGTTGTATCTTCATTATCCCTTTGACGTAGTGCGGTTGCCTGTCAGCATAATGCGCAAGGTGCATCTTGTTTTTGGCTTTATCCTTTCCGTTAACCTGCTGGGGCAGATATACTACTATGTTTATACCGGCAAGTACACGGAAGTGCTGGTCAGCCGCCATGACCTTCCCCACTTGCGCAGTTTTTTTCGCTACTATCTCTTTATTACCGAGCATCATCCCAATTTTGGACGGTATAACCCTGGACAAAAACTTCTGTTTACCGCCTGGGGCTTGGCGGTGCTGACTGGCGCCATTACCGGTATGGGACTGTTTGTTCCCGACCACTCCCAGTGGCTACAGAAACTGCTCGGCGGTTTGCATGTTATGCGGCTCATCCAGTTCTTCATTGCTATGTTTTTTGTCGCGACCATTCCGTTGCATTTGTACCTGGTCTTTACGGAAGAACCGGCCAAACTGCAAGCGATGTTTACCGGTTTTCTCAATAAGGAGCCAAAACTACCGCCACTACAGAAATAATCATGCCATAAATTGGCACCACAAATAATGAAAACCCTTATTTAACCGCTGAGGACACGGAGACGCGATTTCATCGCGCAGGTTAAAATAAAATTCCCTCTGCGTTCTACCATAAAAAGTGACGAAACCGCAAAGGACGCAAAGAACGCGAAGGGCTACGCGCGCGACAGTTGTCGCGCTTGATTAGCTCGATTGCTTACTTTTCATGTTTTGTGGTGCCGCTTCATCGGCATAATTATCTCTGCGGTTCCTATATTCCCCATTTTGAAGTTGCCGGTTTTAAGGCTAGATAATTATACCATTACCTTGGTACCACGAGTACTGGAATTTAAAAGCGTTCTACCACTTTCGACTTTCCGCTTGCTACTTTCCAAGGTAGTTAACTATTACGGGTGAGCACCAATGGCCAAATCGGCCGTCAGGTGCGGCTGGACATTAATATTGAGCTGTTCCTGCAATACTTGGCGGCCGGTGTCCATGCCCTGGGCGCCGAGCAGTACGAGCAAGTCGCCGTCATACAGGCGCTGGAGGGCGGACTGAATGGCAGTCTGTAGGTCGAGGTAAAAGGAAAAGGCGGCGCCGGTGCGGCTTAACTCGCCGAGAAAGGCTTGGCGCTCCTCGGCAGTTACGGTGTCGGCAGGTCCAACTTGATCGGCGCTAGCGGTGACAATGAGTTCAAATGGCAGAGCGGCCTGCCAGCGGGCCATGGTGATTGCATTGAGGGCATTGATGGCGGCGCCGCGCCCGCCGCGGATGGCATTGACAACCACCAGGCGGCGATAGCGGAAAGTAGTGATGGTGGCAAAGACGGCGTCAATGCTGCCTGGGTTAAGCGCCGTATCGTCAATGACGGTAAAGCCGCCGCAGCGGTAGATTTCCAGGCGGCGCTCCACCCCTTGAAAGGAACTGAAGGCAGCAGCGATCTCGTCCGGTGATATGCCATGCAGCAAGCCGGCTGCAGCGGCGAGCAGGGCATTTTCGACGTTATGCCGGCCCGCTAGGGGCAGGCTGACGGTGATTTGGCCGGCGGGGATGTTCTGACGGCCGGGGAGCGTGCTCCAGGTCAGCCGGAACTTGCTGCCATAGGCCGGGGTATGCAGTATCTGGGCGGTTACGTCGGCAGGACCGGTGAGCGATACCGCTATGACTGGGCCGCCGGCCAGGGCGGCCATGCGCCGGCAATGATCGTCGTCTCGGTTGACGACTAGGGGCGACGGTCCGAGCAGGGTGAGAAAGCGCTCTTTGGCCGCCAGATAGTCGGCAAAAGTGTGGTGAAAGTCCAGGTGGTCGGCGCAGATATTGGTCAAAATGCCGCAGGAAAAAGTAACATGGTCGACCCGGCTCATTTCTACGCCCTGGGCCGACACTTCCATGGCGGCATGGGTGACGCCGCTGTCGCGCATCAGGGCCAGGTAACGCTGAAGGCTCGCCGCATCGGGGGTGGTGAGCCGGCTGGGGAAGGAGATTTTTCCCACATTGACGCGGACGGTGCCAATTAGGCCCGGGAGGTGGCCGGCGGTACGGAAAATATGTTCCAGCATAAGGGCGACGGTCGTTTTGCCGTTGCTGCCGGTGACGCCCACAAGGTTTAGGCTGCGGGAGGGGTGGTTGTAAAAGTGGGCGGCCAAGGCGGCCAACGCCTGGCGGGCGTCCGGCACAACGGCAACCGGAATGGCAAGGGGCGGCAGCCGGTCAGGCGCATCGGTGACCACCGCCTTCGCGCCATGGCGGACGGCTTCGGCGGCATAGGCGTTTCCGTCAGCGGCGCGTCCCCGGATGGCGACAAATACCCAGCCTGGTTTGATTTCGCCCGAATGGCAGCTGATGCCGGCGGCGCCGTCGAGCAAACGGAGTATAGCGTCCACTCTTTCACCTTCTTTAGCACAAAATACCTCTATCATAGTATTAAGAAAGCGGCATGAAGGTGAGTAACGCGGCGTCGGCTGCGCAAAATATTAAGGCTGGTTTACCAGGATGCAAAAACAAGGGAGGAAATTCGGCGTGAAATTTTGGGAGAAAGC
Above is a genomic segment from Thermosinus carboxydivorans Nor1 containing:
- a CDS encoding cytochrome b/b6 domain-containing protein, encoding MKLLLHPLPVRIFHWTMFASVITLLFTGLYLHYPFDVVRLPVSIMRKVHLVFGFILSVNLLGQIYYYVYTGKYTEVLVSRHDLPHLRSFFRYYLFITEHHPNFGRYNPGQKLLFTAWGLAVLTGAITGMGLFVPDHSQWLQKLLGGLHVMRLIQFFIAMFFVATIPLHLYLVFTEEPAKLQAMFTGFLNKEPKLPPLQK
- a CDS encoding Mur ligase family protein, translating into MDAILRLLDGAAGISCHSGEIKPGWVFVAIRGRAADGNAYAAEAVRHGAKAVVTDAPDRLPPLAIPVAVVPDARQALAALAAHFYNHPSRSLNLVGVTGSNGKTTVALMLEHIFRTAGHLPGLIGTVRVNVGKISFPSRLTTPDAASLQRYLALMRDSGVTHAAMEVSAQGVEMSRVDHVTFSCGILTNICADHLDFHHTFADYLAAKERFLTLLGPSPLVVNRDDDHCRRMAALAGGPVIAVSLTGPADVTAQILHTPAYGSKFRLTWSTLPGRQNIPAGQITVSLPLAGRHNVENALLAAAAGLLHGISPDEIAAAFSSFQGVERRLEIYRCGGFTVIDDTALNPGSIDAVFATITTFRYRRLVVVNAIRGGRGAAINALNAITMARWQAALPFELIVTASADQVGPADTVTAEERQAFLGELSRTGAAFSFYLDLQTAIQSALQRLYDGDLLVLLGAQGMDTGRQVLQEQLNINVQPHLTADLAIGAHP
- the gluQRS gene encoding tRNA glutamyl-Q(34) synthetase GluQRS, which encodes MDQVRGRFAPSPTGEMHLGNAWTALLAWLQVRRRGGVMVLRIEDLDPDRSRPIFTAKLLDDMRWLGLDWDEGPDVGGPYGPYRQDERRDRYEAAVAKLTAAGLVYPCYCSRAELHSAASAPHAGEHEFVYPGTCRHLSDDRAEALRQAGRRPALRLRVPDMSISFIDGVHGTVTQKLAVACGDFIIRRSDGVHAYQLAVVVDDGAMGITHVLRGDDLLASTPRQLLLYHLLGLTAPAFTHVPLLYGMDGHRLSKRQKDLSLAALRARGVSPRAIVGYLAWKACLLPEYRPASPAELIAAFDEKALPAGPIFVSDDLADFLLRESKDE
- a CDS encoding metal ABC transporter substrate-binding protein codes for the protein MRKIAHMLLALVLAAAMLAAGGCGGQAKTEQASGVAKIKVVATVYPVYEFTRQVGGDKVEVALLVPPGAEPHDWEPKAKDVALIKGAKLLLYHGAGLEPAAKLLSKEILGDVSAVAVSKGIPLLEGHDEDAYAKNGHAHSHGGDPHVWLDPVLAQQEVDNIVQALAAIDPANADYYRQNGTRFKDELGKLDEEYRQALAKLPGRDIVTSHAAFGYLAKRYGLREIAIMGLAPDIEPTPDRMASIVRFCRENKVRYIFFETVVSPKLAETIARETGAGLLILNPLESLTEEELKQGKNYLSVMRDNLANLQKALAQ
- a CDS encoding pyridoxal-phosphate dependent enzyme, with protein sequence MEFLCAKCQKTYPIGGLQYKCECGGLFSLKKAPGERVPITVSLGEVVTPIIKRCFGGVEVNLKLDYFMPTGSFKDRGAFILINAIKAAGITEVVEDSSGNAGASIAGYCAAAGIKCNIYIPESTSPGKIKQLSAYQANVVKVPGSRDDTARAILAAAETTYYASHVYNPLFFEGTKSIAYEIYEQVGIPDYVVAPVGNGTMLLGLYLGFKELGRLPRLLAVQSVSCAPVYRKFHGLAPAPASSTVAEGIAVPTPMRIDEIIAAIREADGDIITVTDDEVVAAHEQLGAMGIYAEATASAVVVGVQRYFKPEEAHGLNIVVPLTGTGLKK